The Marispirochaeta aestuarii genome contains the following window.
TCCAGGGGGACCTTTTTTTCTGTTGCTACCTTAATAAAACCGTCTGTCGGTATAAGCTCAAGTGCCTTCTCTTTATTCATCAACGGCAAAACCCGCTTTTCCTACTATAGTAAAATCACACGGCAAAATCAATATAATATGCCTAAACAACTATTAAAATAATCAAAATTCTCCAAACATTCATGTGAATTGAAAGCTGTCCTGGCTTATTCGTGAAGGGAACCTTTTGTGGAAGCAGGATTACCCTGTTTTCTGATAAAAGCCTGTCCCAGGGCTTTTCCGAGAGCCTTGAACAGGGCTTCCGCCATATGGTGGCTGTTGTCTCCGTAGCGGCAGCTGCCGTGAACAGTAAGGCCTCCCCGGGTGGAGAGGGCTGTAAAGAACTCCTTCAGCAGACAGAGGGGAAAGCTGCCGGCGTATTCCTGGGGAAAATCGGCATTGAAAACGAGAAAGGGACGGCCCGAGGCGTCGACGGTAACTTCACTCAGGGCATCGTCCATGGGGATTACCGAGTGGCCGAAACGCTGTATCGATCCGTAGCTCATTACAGCCTCTCTCAGGGCATCCCCCAGGACCAGACCCGTATCCTCCACAAGGTGATGGGGATCCACGTCGATATCTCCCGATGCGTTTATCTGAAGGAAGAATCCGCCGTGAAAGGCCATGGAATTGAGTATGTGGTTGAAGAAGGGAACCGGGGTATCGATCTGCGGCTCCTTCGGGCTGTCGAGGTCGAGGATCAGTCTGATCCGGGTCTCTTTTGTGTTGCGTTCCTGTGTAATCCGTCGTGTTTCCATGGCTCTTCCTTGTTTTTAACCTTTTACAGTATCGACGAACTCCCGGATTTCCTGAAACCGCAGTTTAAAATAGGCGGGATTCGCTATCAAATGGACCCTGATCTCCGCCAGTTTTTCCAGAACTTCCAGATTATTGGCCTTCAGGGTGTTCCCTGTTTCCACCAGGTCCACTATATAGGGAGTCAATCCCAGGACGGGAGCAAGCTCCACGGATCCGTTGAGTTTGATAACCTCCACCGGGATTCCCCGCTCATGGAAATAGTCCCGGGAGAATCGGGTGAATTTGCTTGCCACCTTGATCATGCCGTTATTCAGGCTGAAACGGGCCCCCTTTTTTCCGGCCAGACACATAGCGGTGGATCCGAAATCGAAGGTGTGGAGTTTAACGAAGGGGTAGCCGTGTTCGTACAGAACGTCCTCGCCGCAGACGCCAAGGCCGGCGATACCATTGTTCACGTATACCGGCAGATCGGCGTTCTTTACCAGGAAGATTTTTATCCGCCCGTCGGCATCGTAGGCCACGAGTTTTCTCTTTTCAAATTCGACCTTCAGGCCTACGGTTTCCATTCTTTCCAGGACCTGGTCCGTCAGACGTCCCTTCGGGAGTGCAAGGGTCAGCGGGCTGTTCATAGGCGTACGATCCTTCCCCGGGCGCGTTTTTGTACAGCATCCCTGTATTTTTCCTGCAGAGTCTCTCCCCGGGCCTGTTCGATGCTTCCCGGAAGGGCGAAACGCTCCGGATTACCCACCAGGGGTTCGATTTTCCGCAGGAGCAGGGAGAACCCGACGGAGGGACTGTCGAACCCGAAGGTCTCCAGGAGCCTGTCGTAGCGTCCGCCGGAGAGAAAGGCGGAATCCACTCCCTCCAGGTAGGCCTGAAAAACAATACCGGTGTGGTAATTCTGGCTGCCCGTCTCGGACAGATCGATCCTGACCGGTCCGGAGGAACCGCTGGTTTCGATAATTTTTGCCAGTTCCAGGAGCCTGCTCAGATGGGGACTGCAGGCGGGACCAACGGAATCTCCCTGCCGTCTGAGAAACTCTTCGAACTCTCCCGAGCTTCCCAGAAAGCTGAAAAGCCCGATCAGTGGTTCCGGATCCGCGGCTCCCCCCTGAAGCAGGAGGTTTTTCATGGTTTCCGTGTCCCGCAGGGCAATAGCGGAAAAGAGTTCCTTTGCTTCTTCGTCCTGCAGGCCCCTGGCGGCTTCATGGGCAAGGGCCGCGGAACCGAGGTGCAGAACCGCATCCACCTTGAGAAACTCAAGAATCTCAGCCGCCATGAGCAGCACCTCAGCGTCTCCCTCCAGCCCCGGTATGCCGATAAGTTCGGCCCCGATCTGGTAGAATTCATTTTTCGAGATATCGTCGCTCTGCTGATGCCGCAGTATTGAATCGGCATACCAGACCCGGACGGGAAGGTCTTCCCGGTTCAGGGCCATACCCATCTGCTTGGCAAGAAAAAGGGTCACGTCGCTGCGAAGCAGGAGCAGTTCTCCCTCCCGGTCCATGAGCCGGTATACCCGTTCGGAGGAGGAGGTATCCAGCAGGGGTTTATAGATATCGTAAAAATCAAAAACCGGCGTTTCCGCGGGAAGATATCCCCATCCGGTAAAAATGCCGTCGATTTCGCTCAGGATTCTGCGGTGCCGGAAGGCTTCTTCCAGAAAGAACCCTTCTGTTCCCGGGGGAATCTGAAGCAGCCGTCGTTTCGGGGTCATAGTCAAAGCTCCTCATATTCAGTCCGGGCTACTATAACAGATACGCCGGGGGTTTACCAAGAGACGAAGAGGGATATAATTTAAGCTATGCCTTCCATAGAAATGAAAAGCGTGGACCGTCTTGGAAAGGGTGACAGGCTGCTCTTTGATGCCGGACCCTTTGCCAAAGCCGGTACCATTGTCGATGAACGGATTATCAGGCATCTCGGACGTCATCGGGTACCTGTTGTACCGACCCTTGCCCTGAGTTACGAAGAGCAGCATAAGACCGAAGGGAAGAGTGAGGATGAGCTTATCCGTCGTTTCCTGGACTCCCAGGAGGATGCCTGGGAACATGTACGCCGGAGGCTCTATGAAAAACTCAAGAGCAGTTATGTTCCTTTTTCAGAGAACGAACGTCAGTTCCAGGCGTCGGGAAAGCGGAAGCAGATAACGAAGGGTGTTCTGCTGGAGCCTCGGCCGGAACGTCTCTACCTGGCGGATATCGATGCCGGAAGTCACGCCATTCTGCCGGAGTCCACTGTTCATTACCTTCGGGACGGGATCAATACTCTCTACTCCATGCTCTCAAAGCTGAACGTGAGGTCGTCGGAGACCAGGGGAAAGAAACGACGCATTCCCCGTGTGGGATTTCATACCATTCGTCTGCAGTCCCTGTATGACGGAGAGCGTATTGCCACCGTGGGAGACGCCTTTGTTCTGCACGCCCTGGACTGCTGCTGTTATTTTCTGAATACCATGGTGAATATAAATAAAAAGCGGATTCTTGCCGGAGCTCCCCTTACGGAGCGGAGGTTCGATCCCGGCAACAAGGCCCAGCAGGACTCCCTTTTTCAGTACAGCCAGGAGTTTATCGTTGACGCGGCTTTAGGGGTGCTTATCGGTTTTCTCGGGTTCTTTCAGGAGGATATACATCATCAGGTCAGCGTTTCGTCGATTATCGACGGCAGCTCGGCCGCGGAAAAACGCTGCATAAAACTCCTGCAGCGTAATATCCTTGTCCTGCGCAACCTGCTGCGGGACCGGCATGATATTTCCGCCCTCACCCGGATGACCGCCCTGATGCAGAAGGTCTATGCCGACGGTACGGGTTTTCCTCCCCCCAACGAGAACCGCTATCTTCATGAATTCGTACGTCTTTTTCAGATAATAGCTGTCTATGACGAGCTGACCAATCCTGTTATCGGACACACCGGCTACAGCCGTATGGAGGTGATCGGATATCTCCGGCGGAACTCCGGACCCTACCGTCACGACTGGGAGCGTTTTACTCCCCGGCCGCGCTTCGACTCAGGCCTTCTTGATGAGTTCCTGCAGATCCTTGCCCCCTTCCGTGCGGGGGAGAAGGTGTATCTTTACAGCAGGGGAAAGCGCAGCGCCTACATCTTTGTCGGCCGGGTCTACACATACAGCGATGATACAATGCCCCTTATCTCAATTCTGAAGGACGAACGTTCCGGAAAAAGCTACCCCTTCGGCCGGCTCCTGATCCACATACCATCTTCGTCGGGCTTCTTTATGCAGAACGGAAAGATCATAAAGCGCTTCAGGGCCGACTGGGTGGGTGGGCTGCAGATACACGATACAGCGGTGAATCCGGGAGATCTGAGCGAATACCAGGACTTTCTTTACGGCGAAGCCCTGCCCCTGGCGAGGGGAGTCAAGGGGAGTTTTTAGAGATGTCCTTACGAGAATCCGGTGAAAAAACCGGGACTGTGGTATATTTCTGGGGAAGGAAGGTCATCAATGAACGAGAATCCCCCGGCAGAACTGCAGCGGCGGCTAAAGGAGTACGGCGATTATCAGGCTCAGACAGATGAGCACAGGCCCCTGGAACACGACTTTGTGCCGGATGATATTCCCCGGCGCTTACGGAGACTGCTCACACTGCTGAACAGCTGAAACGCCATCCCTGCCCGTTAATCCCTGAAGCGGTAAAAACCCAGCCTGGACCTGCCGAAGAGCCGCAGATCGAAACGTACAAGCCTCCCTGTTGTTTCTCCCGGATCATCCTCTTCGGGGAAATGTATCATCAGCAGTCCGTCATCCTCCAGACGTCCCTCGGCCATCTGTATGAATTCCTTTTTCCCTCCCAGAGGAAAAGGGGGGTCAAGGTAGATGTAGTCGAATAGACTGTCACCCGTCTTCAGGAAATGTTCGGCCCCCATGATATGGGCCCTGATGGGCGTTTCCACCATGGAGATATTCTCAAGGAGCACCGGGCGTTTCCCCCGGTCTTTTTCCACCAGGACCACCGGTTCCGCTCCCCGGGAGGCCGCTTCTATACCCACCACCCCTGAGCCGGAAAAGAGGTCCAGAAATGACTCCCCGGAAATGTTCCCCAGAATATTGAAGAGGGATTCCCGCATCCGGTCCATGGCCGGCCGGATGACCCCCTTCGGGCATTTTACTGTCCTGCCGCGGTAGCGGCCTCCGGTAACGCGCATTCAGCCTCCGTTTATCAGCTCTTCTTCAAAGGGTCGGGTACGATTGATAACCTGTCTCAAGAGGGAGTTCTCCGGTTTCAGCAGTCCAGGATCATCCTGCAGGATTTTTCGCGCCAGATTGCGGGCCCTGAGCATGGTTTCTCCATCCGCCGCGGGGTCCGCGAAGCGGAGGCGCAGGAATCCCGCCTGTTCGGTTCCTGTCATGTTTCCCGGGCCGCGGATCTTCAGGTCCTCCTCGGCCACTGCAAAGCCGTCGGAGTTCTCCATCATTACCCTGAGGCGCCGTTTTCCTTCCTCGCTCAGATCCGGTGCGTAGACCAGGAACATATAGCTCTGAAACTCTCCCCGGCCGACCCGGCCCCGGAGCTGATGGAGGGCGGCCAGGCCGAAGCGTTCCGCATGTTCCACCACCATGCAGGTGGCGTTGGGAACGTCCACGCCGACCTCCACCACGCTGGTGGAGACCAGGATGTCGATCTCTCCCGAACTGAAGGACCTCATCACCGAGACCTTCTCCTCCTCGTCCAGGCGGGAATGAATCAGTCCGAGGCGGAAATCGGGGAAGCGCTGCTTCAGGGCCTCGTACATACCTTCCGCGTCTTTCAGGTCCATCTTACTGCTTTCGGCGATCAGGGGATAGACGCAGTAGGCCTGTCGTCCGGTCCGGACCTCCTTTTTAAGCCATTCGTAGACCTTCTCTTCCCGCCCCATGCGGGCCAGATGGGTTATTACCGGTTTACGTCCCGGCGGCATGCTGCGGATAACGGAGACGTCCAGGTCGCCGAAAACGGTCATGGCCAGGGTACGGGGAATGGGGGTGGCGGTCATGACCAGCGTGTCGGGCTCCTCCCCCTTCTGCGACAAAGCTACCCGCTGGAGGACCCCGAAGCGCTGCTGTTCGTCGATTATTGCCAGCCCCAGGCATCTGAAACGGACCCCCTCGGAGAAGAGGGCGTGGGTTCCGATAAGCAGGTCGATCTCCCCGGATTCCAGCCGGGAGAGGATTTCCTCTCTGGCCCGGGACTGCACCGAACCTGTAAGAAGGGCCAGTCGCACCCCCGCGGGTTCCAGAAGTCGGGCGGCGTTTTCCGCATGCTGTCGGGCCAGGAGTTCGGTGGGGGCCATGAAGGCGGCCTGTTCACCGGCTTCGATGCTTTCACAGGCTGCAAGAAATGCGGTGAGGGTCTTGCCGCTTCCCACGTCTCCCTGTATGAGACGCGCCATGGGCCGTGAACCCCTCAGATCCTCCCGGATCTCCCGGAGGACGGTTTTCTGATCCCGGGTCAGCTCAAAGGGAAGGGACTCCAGTACCCGGCGGGCAAGGGTTCCCCGGGCTGTGGTCCTCTCCTTTCTGGTGGAACGGAGAGCCAGACCCCGGCGGGCGATGCTGAGCTGGAGATAGAAAAACTCCTCCCAGGCCAGGGCTCGCCGGGCAAGTCGGACCTCGTCAAGGGTTTCGGGACAGTGAAGTCCCTGGAGCTGCTTCTTTTTACTGACGGGAATTTCCTCCCGGGCGTATATGGGGGGGAGTTCGTCTTCTATCTGGTCGATGTATTTGGCCAGGCCTTCGTGTATCGCTTTACGGATTGCTCCCTGACGCAGGCTGGCCCCCGCCGGATAGATCGGTACCAGCGAGCCGAAGGAGCTTGTTCCGGAGGGAGTTTCCGATGCTTCAAACTCGAATGACGAAGCCTGGATTTCCCCGAAGCGGTAAGAAAACTGTCCGTAAATCCGGATCTGTGCTCCCACGGGGAGCTTCTGCTGCAGAAAGTTGCGGCCGAAGCAGTTCAGGGCGGCCCTGCCGGAGGAGTCCTCGATCCAGACCTTCAAGGTACGTCTCCTGCCGAAACCAAACCAGTCGTGGGCAATGACGGTGGCGATGGTGTTGACCGGACTGCCGCCGACTCCTTTGGACAGGGGAACTTCCGTCTTCCGGTCCTCGTAGTATCGGGGGGCGTGGAGCAGGAGATCTCCGAGGCTTTCAATTCCCAGGGAGGCAAAAGCCTCGGCGGTTCGAGGGCCGATCCCTTTGAGTTCCCCTGGTTGTGTCCGCAGCTCCCGCAGAAACACGTGGGCCGGTTAAAAGGGCAGGGAGGCCAGGAGCCCCTGAATCTGGTAGAACACCAGGTTGCCCAGAAGCCGGGTCAAAAGGAGTATGGCGCCGCTGAGGGCAAGGCCGGTCTGATAGGTCACGTTCTGTCCCCGGAGGATGACACGGGAGAAATATCGGAGGATCGGGGCGATAATAATGTCCAGGGTCTGAATAAAGGGGGAGACCATGGAGGCGCGAAAGAGAAGGGTAATAAAACGAATCAGAACAAGAATAAAGAAAAAGGTGAGAACCCAGCCGACGGCCCCCCACAGGGAGCCCACGATAATGGCAAGAACGATCCCCAGGGATATGCTTCCCGTCAGGGCCAGGCGGTTTGTAATGTTCAGGATAATTACCAGCACGATAAGCGCGGCCAGGGGAGAAAAGTCCATGGAACCCGCCCGCAGAAAGGGGAACCTGCGGAACCAGTAGAGGTAGGGGTCCGTAACCGAACGGAGAACCTCCATGGCTCTTCCGTAGCTCGCTCCCTGGAACCAGGTCATCAGAACCCGGATAAAGATCAGAATCATGTAGACCGAGAGGGCCCCGGAGATAAAGCGCATTACCTGTTGCATAGACTACTCCTTCCAGACTTCTTCTATTAAGGGATGGGAACCGATTTTCGGTATTACCTCGGGGCTCGTTGAGAGCTGGGCGTTGGCGCGGATAATAACCTCCCGTCCGGCGCTGCCGTTTCCCAGATGAAGATACACGGAACAGTCCCCGCTGTGCTCTATCAGGGCAGAGCGGAACTCGTAGAGGAGCTCTTCATCGTGAACATCCCGGGATATACGGATATGGATCTCCGATACCGTGGACTCCTTCAGTTCCGCGGGATCGACGATGCGGTCCACCAGAAACTTGGGGTCCTCTTTATTCTTGTCGATTTTTCCTTCCAGGCCTGTTACCATATCCACGCTTACCACATCCCGTAGCTGGGCCCAGGTTTTTGGAAAGAAGATCAGCTCCATGCTGCCGTTAAAGTCTTCGTACATGGCAAAGGCCATCTGATCGCCCTTTTTGGTAATAATCGTCCGCAGAGACTTGATCATCCCCAGCAGGGTATATGTCTTATCCGCTGCGGCATTTTCCGCCCGGGAGACATTGAGGCTTACGCATTTTTTGAAGATATCCCGGTACTTGTCCAGGGGGTGCCCGGAGAAGTAGTTGCCCAGGTTCTCCTTTTCCATACGCAGGAGTTCCATCTGGTCGAACTCCTCCCGGGGATCGAACTCAAAGCTGGACAGGCTGGCTTCATCAGCGGGATCGAAAAGAGATGTCTGGCCGAACTCCCTGCTCTCTTTCTGCTTTATGGTCCACTCCAGTACCTGCTCCAGGTTCCCCAGCAGAGTCGCACGGTTGAGTCCGAAGCGGTCAAAGAGACCCGCCTGAATCAGGGTTTCTATTACCCGGCGGTTGACCAGCTTCAGGTCGATCCTGTCGAGAAAATCGGTAAAAGAGTCGTAGGGACCTTCTTCTTCCCGTATCCGGATAATCTCTTCCACCGCGCCGGTCCCGACATTTTTGATTCCCTGGAGACCGTAGAAGATCTTCCCGTCAACCACGGTAAAGGTCTTTTCCGAAAGGTTTATATCCGGGGGCAGAATCTCGATTCCCATCTCCTTGGTGGAGGTAAGGTAATCGGAGAAGGCGTCGGGACTGTTTATTTCGTTGGTCAGGTTGGCCGCCATGAACTCGGCAGGATAGTTGGCCTTGAGGTAGGCGGTTTTATAGGCCACCACGGAGTAGGCGGCGGCGTGGGATTTATTGAATCCGTATCCCGCAAAGGGTTTCAGCATTTCGAAGATGTCATCGGCGAGTTTCTTGTCGTAGCCCCGGACGGCGGCTCCTTCAAGGAACTCCTTCTTCATCTTCTCCATTTCCTTCTCTTTTTTCTTACCCATGGCGCGGCGCAGTATGTCCGCTTTGCCCAGGGAGAAGCCGCCGATTATCTGGGCGACCTGCATTACCTGTTCCTGGTAGACTATTACCCCGTAGGTGGGTTCCAGTACCTCCTGCAGGTCCGGGTGGGGGTAGCGGATAGGGGCGCGGCCCATCTTGGAGTCGATGTACTGGGGGATGAACTGCATGGGCCCGGGACGGTACAGGGCGTTCAAGGCTATCAGTTCTTCGATACTTGAGGGTTTTGCCTGTTTCAGGATTCCCTGCATACCGGAGCTTTCGAACTGGAAAACCGCGGTACTTTTGCCTTCTCCCAGCATTTTGAAGGTGCTCGGGTCGTCCTCGGGGATTTTTTCGATATCGAAGCCGGGATCAATCTTGTGGATGAGCTTTTCCGTGTTCTTTATCAGCGTAAGGGTTTTCAGTCCCAGGAAGTCCATCTTGACCAGGCCGCACTCCTCCAGCTGGTCCATGGTGAACTCGGTGGAGACCTGCCCTGTCTTGGAGTCCTTGTAGAGGGGTACGTAGTCGGTGAGTTTGCTGCGGCCGATGACCATTCCGCAGGCGTGGGTTGAGGAGTGGCGGTTCATACCTTCCAGAACCAGGGCGGTGTCGATCAGCCGGCGGTAAATGCCTCCCTTTTCCCGGTAATCCTTGAGGCGGGGCTCCATCTCCAGGGCCTTTTCGAGGTTGATCTTGGGGCCGTCGGGAACGAGCTTGCTGATTTCGTTGGATTCGTTGAAGGGTATATCCAGTACCCGGGCGACGTCCTTCAGCACAGCCTTGGTCTTGAGGGTTCCGAAGGTACAGATGGCTCCGACCTTGTCGGCGCCGTACTTGCGGGTAACGTAGTCAATGACTTCGCCCCGGCGTTCGAAGCAGAAATCCACGTCAAAGTCGGGCATGGAGATCCGCTCGGGGTTCAGAAAGCGCTCAAAAAGGAGATTGTACTTCAGGGGATCGATGTCTGTAATCCGCATGGCGTAGGCCACAAGGCTCCCCGCACCGGAACCCCGACCGGGCCCGACGGGGATACCGCTGTTTCGCGCAAAATCAATAAAGTCCCATACGATAAGAAAATAGCCGGTAAACCCCATTCCCTGAATAACGCTGAGTTCATACTCGGCGCGTTTGCGGATCTCTTCTGTTATTTCAGGGTAGAGCCTGGCAAGACCCTGGAAAACAATGTGGCGCATATACTCTTCCGGGCTGGAGAAATCCTCCGGGATTTCGTAATCCGGAAGCAGCGGACCGGGGAGGGGGATCTCGAGACTGCACTGTTCGGCGATTTTCAGGGTATTGGAGATGGCTTCCGGGGTATCCCTGAATATGGCGGCCATCTCATCGGGGGTCTTGAAATAGAACTCCTGGCTGTCGAAGCGCATCCGCTTTTCGTCGGAGACCTTTTTCCCGGTTCCGATGCAGATCAGGATATCCTGAGCTTCGGCGTGGTCTTTTTCCAGGTAGTGAATATCGTTTGTCGCTATCAGGGGAATCCCGGTCTCCCTGGAAAGCTCTATGATCCGGGGATTTACCTGTTTCTGTTCCGGGATACCGTGGTCCTGCAGCTCGAGATAGAAGCCCTCCGGCCCGAAAAGTTCGCGGTAGAACTCCGCCGTCTTTCTGGCTTCTTCGTACTGACCGTTGAGAAGATGCGTCGGAATCTCGCCGGCGAGACAGGCGGAGGTGCAGATGAGCCCCTCGGCATGCTCCTGTAAAAGCTCGTTGTCGATGCGGGGTTTGTAGTAAAACCCATCCAGGTAGCCCCGGGATACCAGGACCAGAAGGTTCTGATAGCCCTGACGGTTCTTCGCCAGCAATACAAGGTGATAGTACTTGTTCTGGTTTTCCGAGCCGCTTTTTACCAGTCTCGATTTCGGTGCCACGTAGAATTCGCAGCCTATGATGGGATTGATTCCCTTGTTTTTGCAGGCCTTGTAGAAGCGCAGGACCCCGAACATGTTTCCGTGGTCCGTAAGGGCCAGGTGTTTCATTCCCAGCCCCGCGGCCTTGTCTACCAGCTTGTCGATACTTGCCGCTCCGTCCAGGAGCGAATAGTCGGAATGGTTATGAAGATGAACGAATTCCGGCATGATTC
Protein-coding sequences here:
- the dnaE gene encoding DNA polymerase III subunit alpha, yielding MPEFVHLHNHSDYSLLDGAASIDKLVDKAAGLGMKHLALTDHGNMFGVLRFYKACKNKGINPIIGCEFYVAPKSRLVKSGSENQNKYYHLVLLAKNRQGYQNLLVLVSRGYLDGFYYKPRIDNELLQEHAEGLICTSACLAGEIPTHLLNGQYEEARKTAEFYRELFGPEGFYLELQDHGIPEQKQVNPRIIELSRETGIPLIATNDIHYLEKDHAEAQDILICIGTGKKVSDEKRMRFDSQEFYFKTPDEMAAIFRDTPEAISNTLKIAEQCSLEIPLPGPLLPDYEIPEDFSSPEEYMRHIVFQGLARLYPEITEEIRKRAEYELSVIQGMGFTGYFLIVWDFIDFARNSGIPVGPGRGSGAGSLVAYAMRITDIDPLKYNLLFERFLNPERISMPDFDVDFCFERRGEVIDYVTRKYGADKVGAICTFGTLKTKAVLKDVARVLDIPFNESNEISKLVPDGPKINLEKALEMEPRLKDYREKGGIYRRLIDTALVLEGMNRHSSTHACGMVIGRSKLTDYVPLYKDSKTGQVSTEFTMDQLEECGLVKMDFLGLKTLTLIKNTEKLIHKIDPGFDIEKIPEDDPSTFKMLGEGKSTAVFQFESSGMQGILKQAKPSSIEELIALNALYRPGPMQFIPQYIDSKMGRAPIRYPHPDLQEVLEPTYGVIVYQEQVMQVAQIIGGFSLGKADILRRAMGKKKEKEMEKMKKEFLEGAAVRGYDKKLADDIFEMLKPFAGYGFNKSHAAAYSVVAYKTAYLKANYPAEFMAANLTNEINSPDAFSDYLTSTKEMGIEILPPDINLSEKTFTVVDGKIFYGLQGIKNVGTGAVEEIIRIREEEGPYDSFTDFLDRIDLKLVNRRVIETLIQAGLFDRFGLNRATLLGNLEQVLEWTIKQKESREFGQTSLFDPADEASLSSFEFDPREEFDQMELLRMEKENLGNYFSGHPLDKYRDIFKKCVSLNVSRAENAAADKTYTLLGMIKSLRTIITKKGDQMAFAMYEDFNGSMELIFFPKTWAQLRDVVSVDMVTGLEGKIDKNKEDPKFLVDRIVDPAELKESTVSEIHIRISRDVHDEELLYEFRSALIEHSGDCSVYLHLGNGSAGREVIIRANAQLSTSPEVIPKIGSHPLIEEVWKE
- the rsmD gene encoding 16S rRNA (guanine(966)-N(2))-methyltransferase RsmD, with the translated sequence MRVTGGRYRGRTVKCPKGVIRPAMDRMRESLFNILGNISGESFLDLFSGSGVVGIEAASRGAEPVVLVEKDRGKRPVLLENISMVETPIRAHIMGAEHFLKTGDSLFDYIYLDPPFPLGGKKEFIQMAEGRLEDDGLLMIHFPEEDDPGETTGRLVRFDLRLFGRSRLGFYRFRD
- a CDS encoding ATP phosphoribosyltransferase regulatory subunit; translated protein: MTPKRRLLQIPPGTEGFFLEEAFRHRRILSEIDGIFTGWGYLPAETPVFDFYDIYKPLLDTSSSERVYRLMDREGELLLLRSDVTLFLAKQMGMALNREDLPVRVWYADSILRHQQSDDISKNEFYQIGAELIGIPGLEGDAEVLLMAAEILEFLKVDAVLHLGSAALAHEAARGLQDEEAKELFSAIALRDTETMKNLLLQGGAADPEPLIGLFSFLGSSGEFEEFLRRQGDSVGPACSPHLSRLLELAKIIETSGSSGPVRIDLSETGSQNYHTGIVFQAYLEGVDSAFLSGGRYDRLLETFGFDSPSVGFSLLLRKIEPLVGNPERFALPGSIEQARGETLQEKYRDAVQKRARGRIVRL
- the hisG gene encoding ATP phosphoribosyltransferase, encoding MNSPLTLALPKGRLTDQVLERMETVGLKVEFEKRKLVAYDADGRIKIFLVKNADLPVYVNNGIAGLGVCGEDVLYEHGYPFVKLHTFDFGSTAMCLAGKKGARFSLNNGMIKVASKFTRFSRDYFHERGIPVEVIKLNGSVELAPVLGLTPYIVDLVETGNTLKANNLEVLEKLAEIRVHLIANPAYFKLRFQEIREFVDTVKG
- a CDS encoding HD-GYP domain-containing protein; protein product: MPSIEMKSVDRLGKGDRLLFDAGPFAKAGTIVDERIIRHLGRHRVPVVPTLALSYEEQHKTEGKSEDELIRRFLDSQEDAWEHVRRRLYEKLKSSYVPFSENERQFQASGKRKQITKGVLLEPRPERLYLADIDAGSHAILPESTVHYLRDGINTLYSMLSKLNVRSSETRGKKRRIPRVGFHTIRLQSLYDGERIATVGDAFVLHALDCCCYFLNTMVNINKKRILAGAPLTERRFDPGNKAQQDSLFQYSQEFIVDAALGVLIGFLGFFQEDIHHQVSVSSIIDGSSAAEKRCIKLLQRNILVLRNLLRDRHDISALTRMTALMQKVYADGTGFPPPNENRYLHEFVRLFQIIAVYDELTNPVIGHTGYSRMEVIGYLRRNSGPYRHDWERFTPRPRFDSGLLDEFLQILAPFRAGEKVYLYSRGKRSAYIFVGRVYTYSDDTMPLISILKDERSGKSYPFGRLLIHIPSSSGFFMQNGKIIKRFRADWVGGLQIHDTAVNPGDLSEYQDFLYGEALPLARGVKGSF
- a CDS encoding YggT family protein, which codes for MQQVMRFISGALSVYMILIFIRVLMTWFQGASYGRAMEVLRSVTDPYLYWFRRFPFLRAGSMDFSPLAALIVLVIILNITNRLALTGSISLGIVLAIIVGSLWGAVGWVLTFFFILVLIRFITLLFRASMVSPFIQTLDIIIAPILRYFSRVILRGQNVTYQTGLALSGAILLLTRLLGNLVFYQIQGLLASLPF
- the hisB gene encoding imidazoleglycerol-phosphate dehydratase HisB, producing the protein METRRITQERNTKETRIRLILDLDSPKEPQIDTPVPFFNHILNSMAFHGGFFLQINASGDIDVDPHHLVEDTGLVLGDALREAVMSYGSIQRFGHSVIPMDDALSEVTVDASGRPFLVFNADFPQEYAGSFPLCLLKEFFTALSTRGGLTVHGSCRYGDNSHHMAEALFKALGKALGQAFIRKQGNPASTKGSLHE
- the recG gene encoding ATP-dependent DNA helicase RecG, with translation MFLRELRTQPGELKGIGPRTAEAFASLGIESLGDLLLHAPRYYEDRKTEVPLSKGVGGSPVNTIATVIAHDWFGFGRRRTLKVWIEDSSGRAALNCFGRNFLQQKLPVGAQIRIYGQFSYRFGEIQASSFEFEASETPSGTSSFGSLVPIYPAGASLRQGAIRKAIHEGLAKYIDQIEDELPPIYAREEIPVSKKKQLQGLHCPETLDEVRLARRALAWEEFFYLQLSIARRGLALRSTRKERTTARGTLARRVLESLPFELTRDQKTVLREIREDLRGSRPMARLIQGDVGSGKTLTAFLAACESIEAGEQAAFMAPTELLARQHAENAARLLEPAGVRLALLTGSVQSRAREEILSRLESGEIDLLIGTHALFSEGVRFRCLGLAIIDEQQRFGVLQRVALSQKGEEPDTLVMTATPIPRTLAMTVFGDLDVSVIRSMPPGRKPVITHLARMGREEKVYEWLKKEVRTGRQAYCVYPLIAESSKMDLKDAEGMYEALKQRFPDFRLGLIHSRLDEEEKVSVMRSFSSGEIDILVSTSVVEVGVDVPNATCMVVEHAERFGLAALHQLRGRVGRGEFQSYMFLVYAPDLSEEGKRRLRVMMENSDGFAVAEEDLKIRGPGNMTGTEQAGFLRLRFADPAADGETMLRARNLARKILQDDPGLLKPENSLLRQVINRTRPFEEELINGG